A window from Methylocystis sp. MJC1 encodes these proteins:
- the cysW gene encoding sulfate ABC transporter permease subunit CysW, translated as MSETAIASLPHARRGAKVRPVTQDAPVARSLLIATTFAFLLIFLFAPLAVVFTESIAKGFPTFLETFSEPDAVAAIELTLMVAAIVVPANLVFGLAAAWSIAKFSFPGKSLLVTLIDLPFSVSPVVSGLVYVLVFGAQGLFGPWLSAHGFQVIFAVPGIVLATVFVTFPFVARELIPLMQEQGTLEEEAALTLGASGFTTFLTVTLPNIKWGLLYGVLLCNARAMGEFGAVSVVSGHIRGSTNTIPLQVEILYNEYNNVAAFALAVLLASLALVTLGIKTFLEWRHADALAGRGRRH; from the coding sequence ATGTCTGAGACCGCCATCGCGTCTCTCCCGCACGCCCGCAGGGGCGCGAAAGTGCGTCCCGTGACGCAGGATGCGCCCGTCGCGCGCTCTCTGCTGATTGCGACGACCTTCGCCTTTCTGCTGATCTTTCTCTTCGCGCCGCTCGCCGTGGTTTTCACCGAGTCGATCGCCAAGGGCTTTCCAACTTTTCTGGAAACTTTCAGCGAGCCCGACGCAGTCGCGGCCATCGAGCTGACGCTGATGGTCGCTGCCATCGTTGTGCCCGCCAATCTGGTCTTCGGCCTCGCCGCCGCCTGGTCGATCGCCAAGTTCTCTTTTCCTGGAAAGAGCCTCTTGGTCACGCTGATCGATTTGCCCTTCTCCGTGTCGCCTGTCGTTTCGGGTCTTGTCTATGTGCTGGTCTTCGGCGCGCAGGGGCTCTTCGGGCCTTGGCTCTCGGCGCATGGTTTTCAGGTGATTTTCGCCGTGCCGGGCATTGTGCTCGCGACGGTCTTCGTCACCTTTCCCTTCGTCGCGCGCGAGCTCATTCCGCTGATGCAGGAGCAGGGAACTTTGGAGGAGGAAGCGGCGCTGACACTCGGCGCCTCGGGCTTCACGACCTTCCTCACAGTGACGCTGCCAAACATCAAATGGGGCCTGCTCTATGGCGTGCTTCTGTGCAACGCCCGCGCGATGGGCGAATTCGGCGCAGTCTCCGTCGTCTCGGGCCACATTCGCGGCTCAACCAACACAATTCCGCTGCAGGTGGAGATTCTCTACAATGAGTACAACAACGTCGCCGCTTTCGCGCTCGCGGTTCTCCTTGCAAGCCTGGCGCTCGTCACGCTCGGAATCAAAACTTTCCTCGAATGGCGGCACGCCGACGCTCTCGCAGGGCGCGGAAGGCGGCACTGA
- the cysT gene encoding sulfate ABC transporter permease subunit CysT, with the protein MTSPTFAGRNARRFKAPSVIPGFNLTFGYTLLYLGLIVLFPLATLVWRSSGLGFSGLYRIALEPRVAASLQTTFLISFLAAVIDLFFGLIVAWTLTRYNFPGRRLLDAFVDLPFALPTAVAGISLAALYAPNGWFGAPLADFDVKIAFTRWGILVALVFIGLPFVVRTVQPIISELEVELEEASGTLGASRLQTVVRVLLPPLVPALLTGFALAFARGVGEYGSVIFISGNIAYVSEIAPLLIIVKLEQYDYAGATGIATIMLAISFVALLVINLIQAWSRKRFGHV; encoded by the coding sequence GTGACCTCCCCGACTTTCGCAGGACGCAACGCTCGGCGCTTCAAAGCGCCGAGCGTCATCCCCGGTTTCAACCTCACCTTCGGCTATACGCTGCTCTATCTGGGGCTCATCGTGCTGTTTCCCCTGGCGACGCTGGTGTGGCGCTCGTCAGGGTTGGGTTTTTCCGGCCTCTATCGGATTGCGCTCGAGCCGCGCGTGGCCGCGTCTCTGCAGACAACCTTTCTGATCTCCTTTCTTGCGGCGGTGATCGATCTCTTTTTTGGCCTGATCGTCGCGTGGACGCTGACGCGCTACAATTTCCCCGGCCGACGCCTGCTCGACGCCTTTGTCGACCTGCCTTTCGCCCTGCCGACGGCGGTCGCGGGCATCTCGCTCGCCGCGCTCTATGCGCCGAATGGCTGGTTCGGCGCGCCGCTCGCCGATTTCGACGTGAAGATCGCTTTCACGCGCTGGGGCATTCTCGTCGCGCTCGTCTTCATTGGCCTGCCCTTTGTGGTGCGCACTGTGCAGCCGATCATCTCCGAGCTGGAAGTCGAACTTGAAGAAGCCTCCGGCACGCTTGGCGCATCGCGCCTGCAGACAGTGGTGCGCGTGCTTTTGCCGCCGCTCGTGCCCGCGCTTCTGACCGGCTTCGCGCTCGCCTTCGCGCGCGGTGTCGGCGAATATGGTTCAGTGATCTTCATCTCGGGCAACATCGCTTATGTCTCCGAGATTGCGCCGCTTCTGATCATCGTGAAGCTGGAGCAATATGACTACGCCGGCGCAACGGGCATCGCGACCATCATGCTCGCCATTTCTTTTGTCGCGCTTCTCGTCATCAATCTGATCCAGGCCTGGAGCCGGAAGAGGTTCGGTCATGTCTGA